One genomic window of Pirellulales bacterium includes the following:
- a CDS encoding deoxyhypusine synthase family protein, whose product MSIRQFMEFNYRHFNAREMVAAAQAWEKFVDDGGQMLLAMAGAMSTAELGISLAKMIRAGKVHAVCCTAANLEEDIFNLVANREYCVVPNYRELSVQDEVDLRDRGFNRVADTCIPETVIRHIEGRLLSYWQDAAKKGESYFPYEYFYRLLDDPTFEQHYQIPKEHSWILAAKEKGLTVYSPGWEDSTLGNIFTARVMEKKVSSHHVVKSGTMQMQRLVEWYLETEKKSKIGFFQIGGGIAGDFAICAVPLIIQDLEKDISYWGYFAQISDAVTSYGGYSGAVPNEKITWNKLDADTPRFMINSDAAIVAPLIFAYLLNE is encoded by the coding sequence ATGTCGATCCGCCAGTTCATGGAATTCAATTACCGGCACTTCAATGCCCGCGAAATGGTCGCGGCTGCCCAAGCCTGGGAAAAATTCGTTGACGACGGCGGCCAAATGCTGCTCGCCATGGCTGGCGCCATGAGCACCGCCGAACTGGGTATTTCGCTGGCCAAGATGATCCGCGCCGGTAAGGTGCATGCCGTCTGCTGCACCGCCGCTAATCTCGAAGAGGACATCTTCAATCTGGTGGCTAATCGCGAATACTGTGTCGTGCCCAACTACCGCGAGTTGTCTGTGCAAGATGAAGTCGATCTGCGCGATCGTGGCTTCAATCGAGTGGCCGACACCTGTATTCCCGAAACGGTCATTCGCCACATCGAAGGGCGCCTGCTCAGCTATTGGCAAGACGCAGCGAAAAAGGGTGAATCGTACTTTCCGTATGAGTACTTCTATCGACTGCTCGACGATCCCACCTTCGAGCAGCACTACCAGATTCCCAAAGAGCACTCCTGGATACTCGCCGCCAAGGAGAAGGGGCTCACCGTCTATTCTCCGGGTTGGGAAGACTCCACGCTCGGCAACATCTTCACCGCTCGTGTGATGGAAAAGAAAGTCTCCTCGCATCACGTCGTCAAGTCGGGCACGATGCAAATGCAGCGGCTGGTCGAGTGGTATCTCGAAACCGAAAAGAAGTCCAAGATCGGCTTCTTTCAGATCGGTGGCGGCATCGCTGGCGACTTCGCCATCTGCGCCGTGCCGCTCATCATTCAAGACTTGGAAAAAGACATCTCCTATTGGGGCTATTTCGCGCAAATCTCCGACGCGGTCACCTCCTACGGCGGCTACTCCGGCGCCGTGCCCAACGAAAAGATCACCTGGAACAAGCTCGACGCCGACACGCCGCGATTCATGATCAATTCCGATGCGGCAATCGTCGCGCCCTTGATCTTCGCGTATCTGCTCAACGAATAG